ATGAAAAACTGAGAACCGTGCCATTATTTGAATTGGATCGGGTAACTGAAATCGACAATTTAACCACGGTTTATGTACCACCTGTAGCCGAAATGGAAAAAAGGTTGAAAGAATGGTCGACATTTAGGGAGATTATAGCCAAGCTCCGTGCGCCTGATGGGTGCCCATGGGACCGTGAACAAACCCATGAATCGTTAAAAAAGTTTTTAATTGAAGAAGCGCATGAACTTCTAGAAGCGATTAACGAGGAAGATGATGAAGCTGTTATTGAAGAACTTGGAGATGTTTTACTACAAGTCTTTCTTCATGCGCAAATCGGAGAAGATGACGGCTATTTTGCAATGGAAGATGTCCTTCAAGCAATCGGCTCGAAAATGATTCGCCGCCATCCCCATGTTTTTGGAGATGAACGTGTTGTAAACTCCGAGGAAGTGCTTCAAAACTGGCAGGAAATTAAAAAACGAGAGAAACCCCAGCCGGAATCATTGTTAGACAATCAAAAAAGCTATTCTTCATCGTTGTTAACGTCGATGAATTACCAAAAAGAAGCCGCAAAAGTCGGATTTGATTGGCCGGATATAAACGGTGCATTCGACAAATTTGAAGAAGAATGGCAAGAGTTCCGGATGGAGATAAAAAACGGAACGAAAAGTAGCCAAACCGATGAGCTTGGCGACGTTCTCTTCACGCTCGTTAATCTTGCAAGGTTCTTAAAATTATCACCGGAGGAAGCAATGATCCATGCAAATCAAAAATTTAAAACACGGTTCAACTTTGTAGAAAAAAGTGTGCGAAACGATAAAGGTAATTTTCTGGACTACACATTAGATGAACTCGAGTCATTTTGGCAATTAGCAAAAGAGGAGGGAAAAAATTCATGAGAATAGATAAATTTCTAAAGGTTTCTCGGTTAATAAGACGAAGAACGTTGGCGAAACAAGTAGCCGATCAAGGGAGAATAGAAATTAATGGACAAGTCGCGAAAGCTTCATCAACTGTGAAAGAAGGCGATGAAGTAGCCATTCGTTTCGGGCAAAAAATAGTCACGGTACAAGTTAATATGATTAAAAACACGACGAAAAAAGACGAAGCTGAATCGATGTACAGTTTGTTAGAGGAAAAGGTTGTTGAGTAAATTGAGGAACTTTAAAATTATGGGAATGATTATATCGGTGTTAATCATTGTTTCTATGATTGTTGTAACGATAAAAACAAATTTCATCGCTAAAGATTCTTCAAAGGAGATGGAAGAGTACCCAAGCGGATTAATAGAGGATCTTCCCGACGGTGTTGTGGATGAAAATATAAATACCGAATCAGGCCTTGAAAAGAATGAGCAAGCGCCGGACTTCAAACTAACGACTTTAACCGGAGAAACGGTAAGTTTGTCCGATTATAAAGGAAAGACAGTGATCCTTAACTTTTGGGCATCCTGGTGTCCGCCTTGCAGGGTTGAAATGCCGTATATGGAGAATTACTACGGTGAAAATAAAGATTCAGGAAATGTAGAAATACTTGCTATTAATATGACGAAAACGGAAAGAGGCGGAGGCGATAAAGTAGAAAAAGTTGAAGGGTTTGTCGACGACCTCAACCTTACATTTCCAGTCCTATTGGATGAGGACGGTGAAGTGATGAAGTTATATCAGGTGATGGCCTATCCGACAACGTATATGATAAATCCAGAAGGAATCATCACCGAAGTAGTTATTAGTTCATTGGATGAGGAATTAATAACGGAACTTGTGAACAATAGTCAATAACAAATTGAATAAGTCGTCTGTAGATTGACATGTTTTTTTATCCCCCTGCATAAGATGGCTGTGAACGTACAAGCAGAGGGGGAAGCATATGCATATTCAAACAGACAGTCCAACGTATACAATTCCATCAGGTGATCACGTCGTCACAATGCGCAATCGAAAAAGAATGGACTTAACCTCGGTAAAATCCATCGACCGTTTCGACCATGAAGAATTTCTCGTTCGAACATCTCAAGGGCTCCTGCAAATACGCGGGGAGGAGTTGCGCATTGTACACCTTGACGTCGACAAAGGCCTTCTTACGTTGGAGGGGACAGTTAGCCTTATTCAATACGACGAAGAAGAATCAGAATCGCGGAATTTCCTCCATAAATTATTTGGATGAGTTTATCCGTACAGTTTCTTAGCCTCCTGGCAATGATTGGAACGGGCATTGTGGCGGCGGGATTCATTGATATGATTGGGACTGGTACGGCGCACGCTGGGAAAAAGTCTATTATACGAAGGCGTGCAGCTGTACTTGAAGTGATTGGTTGGATAATTGTTGGTTGTGGGTCATTCTATATTTTATATATCGTCCGGGACGGTGAGTGGCGTATTTACGATCCATTTGCCCAAGTGAGCGGGTTACTTTTGTATACAAGTTTTTTTCATAAACCATTTCGTTTTTTCGGTAGAATCCTATTCGTTTTATTGATAAAACCTTTATGGGTTATAGGCCGCGGCATAGTAAGGATTATTGGTCGAATCATTTATCTTTTTATAAGGATTATTGACTTTCTAATTAACCCTTTTATTTCAATATTCCATAGAATTCATAGAAAACTCTTTAAAAGTAAAGAGAAATGATATATAATCTATGGACTATCGGAATGGGTTCTATTTAGAAAGGAAGTGCTGGGCATGGTACAAAAACAAAACAGAAAGTCTCCTGCTACAATCGCGTCCATTAATAAGGAATATGTCCAATCCCTTCAACAAAAAGTTGATCGGAAGAAAGCACGTAAGGTCCGTTTGTATCGTAGATTAACAGTTTTCGCGGTTGTTGCCCTTTTAATGCTCGGTTATTTTACGCACTCGTTCTTTGAACAAAGAAAAGTTTTGGCGTTAAAAGAACAGGAAAAAACTGAAATGCTTGCCGCGTTAAAAGAAAAAGAAGACGAACAGGAAATGCTGATGAATCAACTTGCAAAACTAGAAGACGATGAGTACATCGCCAAATTAGCAAGGCAGGAATATTTCCTATCGGATGACAATGAAATTATTTTTTCAATGCCAAATAAAAAAGTTGAAGATAAAAAGAAAACAGATGAAAAAGAGTAGTCTTATTGACACTCTTTTTTTTATTGGTTATAGTAGAAGGTAGTATATTGTTTATTTTCAGGACTTGTGAATATGGTTGGAAGGCTTTTTACGAAGCCCGCTTAAATCTTAAGGAGGAGCATTTTTTTTATGTCAATTGAAGTAGATAGCAAGTTACAGGGTAAGGTAACGGGGATTACAAATTTTGGAGCGTTCGTTGAACTACCGAACGGTTCAACAGGCCTTGTTCACATTAGTGAAGTCGCAGACAGCTATGTTAAGGACATTAATGAACATTTTAAAGTCGGCGATATGGTTGAAGTGAAAGTGATGAATGTTGGAGCAGATGGTAAAAT
This window of the Sporosarcina sp. 6E9 genome carries:
- the mazG gene encoding nucleoside triphosphate pyrophosphohydrolase, encoding MHPLTIIGLGAGDLDQLSLGTYRKLKKANFIIARTDQHPAVTELKADGIEIFSFDNVYEKHDSFQLVYEEIVEKLLQLCIEHPVTYVVPGHPLVAEKTIQLLVEKERQGIVKLDIAGGNSFLDPIFAALRIDPIEGFQLLDGTDMKRDEVNMSQHILIGQVYDAFIASEVKLSLMEKYDYEHLITIVTAAGSVNEKLRTVPLFELDRVTEIDNLTTVYVPPVAEMEKRLKEWSTFREIIAKLRAPDGCPWDREQTHESLKKFLIEEAHELLEAINEEDDEAVIEELGDVLLQVFLHAQIGEDDGYFAMEDVLQAIGSKMIRRHPHVFGDERVVNSEEVLQNWQEIKKREKPQPESLLDNQKSYSSSLLTSMNYQKEAAKVGFDWPDINGAFDKFEEEWQEFRMEIKNGTKSSQTDELGDVLFTLVNLARFLKLSPEEAMIHANQKFKTRFNFVEKSVRNDKGNFLDYTLDELESFWQLAKEEGKNS
- a CDS encoding RNA-binding S4 domain-containing protein, with protein sequence MRIDKFLKVSRLIRRRTLAKQVADQGRIEINGQVAKASSTVKEGDEVAIRFGQKIVTVQVNMIKNTTKKDEAESMYSLLEEKVVE
- a CDS encoding peroxiredoxin; protein product: MGMIISVLIIVSMIVVTIKTNFIAKDSSKEMEEYPSGLIEDLPDGVVDENINTESGLEKNEQAPDFKLTTLTGETVSLSDYKGKTVILNFWASWCPPCRVEMPYMENYYGENKDSGNVEILAINMTKTERGGGDKVEKVEGFVDDLNLTFPVLLDEDGEVMKLYQVMAYPTTYMINPEGIITEVVISSLDEELITELVNNSQ
- the yabP gene encoding sporulation protein YabP — its product is MHIQTDSPTYTIPSGDHVVTMRNRKRMDLTSVKSIDRFDHEEFLVRTSQGLLQIRGEELRIVHLDVDKGLLTLEGTVSLIQYDEEESESRNFLHKLFG
- the yabQ gene encoding spore cortex biosynthesis protein YabQ; translated protein: MSLSVQFLSLLAMIGTGIVAAGFIDMIGTGTAHAGKKSIIRRRAAVLEVIGWIIVGCGSFYILYIVRDGEWRIYDPFAQVSGLLLYTSFFHKPFRFFGRILFVLLIKPLWVIGRGIVRIIGRIIYLFIRIIDFLINPFISIFHRIHRKLFKSKEK
- a CDS encoding septum formation initiator family protein — encoded protein: MVQKQNRKSPATIASINKEYVQSLQQKVDRKKARKVRLYRRLTVFAVVALLMLGYFTHSFFEQRKVLALKEQEKTEMLAALKEKEDEQEMLMNQLAKLEDDEYIAKLARQEYFLSDDNEIIFSMPNKKVEDKKKTDEKE